One Portunus trituberculatus isolate SZX2019 chromosome 42, ASM1759143v1, whole genome shotgun sequence DNA window includes the following coding sequences:
- the LOC123517616 gene encoding mediator of RNA polymerase II transcription subunit 15-like has product MLKFRVTNSTKARRAAEAQRKALEEKLQMEWAWKPMAAMMNDAQSDLVYWIPPLYSSNLLAAAAAAAATPQSRRASAVAAAAASQSRRASAVAIPQPRRSSLPRSYVSGVPTPPRRPSLTRTTLTRPYGGSSQRKRRLAQRRPKMSLGNITPTEINVVPPPPEVHCRACEHEAEITASGNDTDTDSGMHEAAAHELPGFPLQQHSHDPHHPPHYSSQPHHDHQAPHDPQQEQQMPPPYSQDHMSHMQDHQQMSSGYSQEHQIQGYPQDHQAPGYSQEHQVPGTYPQEHQVPGTYPQEHQVPGTYQQEHQVPSTYQQEHQVPGTYQQDHQVAGTYPQEQQVPGSYPEGSYSQDHPHAQDHHHHQQPQDISQEHQDHMLHQQILYHEHQLQQLQQQQYQQYYTHQYHQQYQQKQQQQQQQQQQQQQQQQQQQQLQQQQLHQQQQQQLHQQQLHQQQLHQQQHQQHMQHQHHAQHPHHQHHQHPGPPPSQSQQHARQFQHHPQCKQRHMQQHPISTINEEGSVTASITPSAAHQAAIARQRPFRRSTIKRKYVHEPDIVRRHSEPVNKPKSAPTLLRLLEKVSQIHSVPFKAGTSKNKNKAKNFFSRDAETRCYGSKKIKRPSVKVYNAPSRMSSRRSKSSQEEDPRFFVSLDQQAGIPPIPTPVAAAAAEAAKGPQAGASKTPRKSLSGDTFESRHAHLQMVLRLLSQLYQDKVGRQDTEIKMLKTRVQTQDKHLKKMANLLLQLREDVAKLKSFHQPQHQQQQQQQQQVPRDPSQVTAKDQTTTTLLSIKVGDEGKTTIDV; this is encoded by the exons ATGCTGAAGTTTCGCGTCACCAACAGCACTAAAGCCAGACGGGCGGCGGAGGCTCAAAGAAAAGCCCTGGAGGAGAAG TTGCAGATGGAATGGGCCTGGAAGCCGATGGCCGCCATGATGAACGACGCCCAGTCAGATCTGGTGTACTGGATCCCGCCTCTATACAGCTCTAACCTTCTGGCAGCCgccgccgcagcagcagcaacaccacagTCGCGACGTGCCTCTGCCGTtgccgcagcagcagcatcgcAGTCTCGTCGCGCCTCCGCCGTTGCAATCCCTCAGCCACGTCGCTCCTCTCTGCCTCGTTCTTACGTAAGTGGAGTACCCACCCCGCCTCGCCGCCCTTCCCTCACCCGCACCACCCTCACTCGACCCTATGGAGGTTCCTCGCAGAGGAAAAGGCGCCTGGCCCAAAGGCGCCCAAAAATGTCTCTTGGTAATATCACACCCACCGAGATCAACGtagttcctcctccaccagaggTGCACTGCCGTGCATGCGAACACGAAGCGGAAATCACAGCCTCCGGAAACGATACCGACACCGACAGCGGCATGCACGAAGCCGCTGCCCACGAATTGCCCGGTTTTCCCCTTCAGCAACACTCTCATGATCCCCATCACCCACCACACTACTCCTCCCAGcctcaccacgaccaccagGCTCCCCACGACCCACAGCAAGAGCAGCAGATGCCTCCCCCGTACTCTCAGGACCACATGTCACACATGCAGGATCACCAGCAGATGTCCAGTGGTTATTCACAGGAGCACCAGATTCAAGGATACCCACAAGACCACCAAGCACCAGGATACTCACAGGAACACCAGGTCCCCGGCACTTATCCGCAGGAGCACCAGGTCCCCGGCACATATCCACAGGAGCACCAGGTACCCGGCACCTATCAGCAGGAACATCAAGTGCCCAGTACTTATCAACAAGAGCACCAGGTGCCTGGTACTTATCAGCAAGACCACCAGGTGGCCGGTACCTACCCACAGGAGCAGCAAGTCCCCGGCAGTTACCCAGAAGGCAGCTATTCCCAGGACCATCCACACgcacaagaccaccaccaccaccagcagccacAGGACATATCTCAGGAGCATCAAGATCATATGCTTCACCAGCAAATCTTGTATCATGAACATCAActgcagcagctgcagcagcaacaatatcaGCAATACTACACGCACCAGTATCATCAGCAAtaccagcagaagcagcagcagcaacagcagcagcagcaacagcaacaacagcaacagcagcagcagcaacagctccAGCAACAACAGcttcatcagcagcagcaacagcagcttcACCAACAACAGCTTCACCAGCAACAGctccatcaacaacaacatcaacagcataTGCAGCACCAACATCATGCTCAGCAtccacaccaccagcaccaccagcacccagGACCACCCCCGTCTCAGTCGCAGCAGCACGCACGACAGTTCCAACACCACCCGCAGTGTAAGCAGCGCCACATGCAGCAACATCCGATATCCACCATCAACGAGGAAGGCTCAGTGACAGCCAGCATCACACCTTCCGCTGCTCACCAAGCTGCCATCGCCCGTCAGCGTCCCTTCCGCCGCTCCACCATCAAACGCAAGTATGTCCACGAACCAGACATCGTGCGGCGACACTCAGAGCCAGTTAACAAGCCCAAGAGCGCGCCCACGCTGCTCAGACTCTTGGAGAAGGTCTCCCAAATTCACAGTGTACCTTTTAAGGCTGGTACttctaaaaacaaaaacaaagctaAGAACTTCTTCTCTCGTGACGCCGAAACTCGCTGTTACGGCAGCAAAAAGATAAAACGTCCTTCTGTTAAGGTCTACAATGCTCCTAGCCGCATGTCCAGCCGCCGCTCAAAGTCCTCACAGGAAGAGGATCCTCGTTTCTTTGTGTCCCTTGATCAGCAGGCTGGAATACCCCCTATTCCCACACCCGTGGCGGCAGCAGCTGCAGAAGCCGCAAAGGGGCCACAAGCTGGAGCCAGTAAAACTCCCCGCAAGTCACTCTCTGGTGACACTTTTGAATCGCGTCATGCTCACTTACAGATGGTACTGCGGCTACTGTCACAACTTTACCAGGACAAGGTGGGCCGCCAGGACACAGAAATCAAGATGCTCAAGACTCGCGTTCAAACACAAGACAAACACCTCAAGAAGATGGCCAACCTGCTGCTGCAGCTCCGCGAGGATGTGGCCAAGCTGAAGAGCTTCCATCAGCctcagcatcagcaacagcaacaacagcagcaacaagtgCCGCGAGACCCGAGCCAGGTGACTGCCAAGGACCAAACAACCACCACTCTCCTTAGCATCAAGGTGGGCGACGAAGGAAAGACCACTATTGATGTGTAG